Proteins encoded together in one Flavobacterium keumense window:
- a CDS encoding ABC transporter ATP-binding protein: MKELGYLNKYFIKYKFSFLLGIAITIIAQFFSLYTPKLISKSLAAIEEFDTLSDSKKASATLLSHFKSELVTNILLIIGTTIIAGFLTFLMRQTLIVMSRHIEFDLKNEVFRQYENLSQQFYKQNRTGDLMNRISEDVSKVRMYVGPAVMYTINTFIRFAIVIAYMYNVSPRLTLYTLLPLPILSYTIFKLSSEINKRSTTFQQYLSKVSSFTQEIFSGIRVIKAYSLENQHQNNMIDLANESKNKSLDLARVQSLFGPLMMALIGISNLVVIYFGGLMYMEGTIKSIGTIAEFILYVNMLTWPVASLGWVSSMVQEAEASQKRLNEFLKIEPEIKNANPNHSTIEGSITFNNVSYTYEDTNIKAIQNISFSVKKGQTLAILGKTGAGKSTILSLISRLHDVTEGEITIDGSPIQALNLYDLRNSIGIVPQDAFLFSDSIKNNIKFGKEDASDSEIESAAKSAVVHANIIGFNNQYDTILGERGITLSGGQKQRVSIARAIIKNPPILLFDDCLSAVDTETEEAILNNLNEICKNKTTIIVSHRVSSAKNADQIIVIDEGKIIQQGSHNQLINQEGYYAELYLKQLSEKELL, from the coding sequence ATGAAAGAATTAGGTTATTTAAATAAGTATTTCATCAAATATAAATTTAGTTTTTTACTAGGTATTGCAATTACTATTATTGCACAATTCTTTTCGTTATACACTCCTAAACTTATTAGTAAATCTCTTGCAGCTATTGAAGAATTTGATACACTTTCAGATTCCAAAAAAGCTTCAGCAACACTATTATCTCATTTTAAAAGTGAGTTAGTTACAAATATTCTATTAATTATTGGCACCACTATTATTGCGGGTTTTTTGACTTTTTTAATGCGTCAAACATTAATTGTAATGTCACGTCATATTGAATTTGATCTTAAAAACGAAGTCTTCAGACAATACGAAAATCTCTCGCAACAGTTCTACAAACAAAACAGAACAGGAGATTTAATGAACCGAATTAGTGAGGATGTTTCCAAAGTGAGAATGTATGTTGGACCTGCTGTTATGTACACCATCAATACTTTTATTCGCTTTGCCATTGTAATTGCGTACATGTATAATGTATCCCCTCGATTGACATTATACACCCTTTTACCTTTGCCAATTTTATCATATACCATTTTCAAACTCAGTTCGGAAATCAATAAAAGGAGTACTACTTTTCAGCAATATTTATCGAAAGTGTCTAGTTTTACTCAAGAAATTTTCTCCGGAATTCGAGTAATTAAAGCCTATTCTTTAGAAAATCAACACCAAAACAATATGATTGATTTGGCTAACGAAAGTAAAAACAAAAGTTTGGATTTAGCTCGAGTACAATCCCTATTTGGTCCATTAATGATGGCTTTGATTGGAATTAGCAACTTAGTGGTAATCTATTTTGGAGGACTGATGTACATGGAAGGTACTATCAAAAGTATTGGTACCATTGCCGAATTTATCCTGTATGTCAATATGTTAACTTGGCCGGTAGCCTCTTTAGGATGGGTCTCGTCTATGGTACAAGAAGCCGAAGCTTCGCAAAAACGTTTGAACGAGTTCCTGAAAATTGAACCTGAAATCAAAAACGCTAACCCAAATCATTCGACTATCGAAGGAAGTATTACTTTCAACAACGTAAGTTACACCTACGAGGATACTAATATTAAAGCCATTCAAAACATTTCGTTTTCTGTAAAAAAAGGACAAACGTTAGCTATTTTAGGCAAAACAGGCGCTGGGAAATCGACTATTCTTTCATTAATTTCAAGACTTCATGATGTAACCGAGGGAGAAATTACTATTGATGGAAGTCCAATACAAGCACTTAATTTATACGATTTAAGAAACAGTATCGGGATTGTTCCTCAGGATGCATTCCTATTTTCGGACAGTATCAAAAACAACATCAAATTTGGTAAAGAAGATGCCTCTGATTCAGAAATTGAATCGGCTGCAAAAAGTGCGGTAGTCCATGCTAACATAATAGGTTTCAACAACCAATACGACACTATTTTAGGCGAAAGAGGAATAACACTTTCTGGTGGTCAAAAACAACGCGTATCGATTGCAAGAGCTATTATTAAAAATCCTCCTATTCTACTTTTTGACGATTGCTTGTCTGCTGTTGACACCGAAACCGAAGAAGCTATTTTGAATAACTTAAACGAAATTTGTAAGAACAAAACAACAATTATAGTTAGCCACAGAGTTTCTTCTGCTAAAAATGCTGATCAAATTATTGTTATTGACGAAGGTAAAATTATCCAACAAGGTTCTCATAATCAACTAATAAATCAAGAAGGATATTATGCCGAATTGTATTTGAAACAACTTTCAGAAAAAGAATTGCTATAA
- a CDS encoding PUR family DNA/RNA-binding protein → MRENDLLEKEEIFSKVLRAGRRTYFFDVRATKADDYYITITESKKFTEEDGSFHFKKHKIYLYKEDFAAFTEILGEMTSYVLNNKGEEVISERHQKDFKKEPISAEDTDDAITPKVTNFTDIDFDDI, encoded by the coding sequence ATGAGAGAAAATGACCTATTAGAAAAAGAAGAAATATTTTCAAAAGTTTTAAGAGCTGGCAGAAGAACTTATTTCTTTGATGTAAGAGCTACTAAAGCGGATGATTATTACATCACAATCACCGAAAGTAAAAAGTTCACAGAAGAGGATGGTTCTTTCCACTTCAAAAAGCATAAAATTTATTTGTACAAAGAAGATTTTGCAGCTTTTACTGAAATTCTTGGCGAGATGACTTCGTATGTTTTAAATAACAAAGGAGAAGAAGTAATTTCAGAAAGACATCAAAAAGATTTCAAAAAAGAACCTATTTCTGCAGAAGATACTGATGATGCAATTACTCCTAAAGTAACTAATTTCACAGACATCGACTTTGACGATATTTAA
- a CDS encoding S10 family peptidase, giving the protein MKKMLLSFVITSSFFWSNAQNQPKKAEVPTTTLPEKVENLVSNIKFNPDEKVVTQHISIIKGKNVPYQATTGTIPVWDEDGKTIAGLFYTYYERSDVKDRASRPLVISFNGGPGSASVWMQIAYTGPTLLNIDDEGYPIQPYGVKENPYSILDVADIVFVNPVNTAYSRITNKETPKSTFFGVNADVKYLAEWIKTFVSRNNRWASPKYLIGESYGTTRVSGLALELQNSQWMYLNGVVLVSPTTLGIERGVVSKAALRLPYYAATAWYHKRLASKLQSKDLTEMLPEVENFTINELIPALSKGGFLEESKRKEIASKMAYYSGLDEKVILQNNLDVPLDYFWKELLRDKGFTVGRLDSRYKGIDRKDAGDNPDYNSELTSWLHSFTPAINIYMRNNLGYKTDLKYNMFGPVHPWDNSGDQTAENLRQAMAQNPYLHVLVQSGYYDGACDYFNAKYNLWQMDPSGKLKDRMSWKGYRSGHMMYLRKEDLIKGTDDLREFIQKSLPKPGVSAKY; this is encoded by the coding sequence ATGAAAAAAATGTTGTTGTCTTTTGTGATTACAAGTTCTTTCTTTTGGAGTAATGCACAAAATCAACCTAAAAAAGCGGAAGTTCCTACTACTACTTTACCTGAAAAAGTTGAGAATTTAGTTTCTAATATTAAATTCAATCCAGATGAAAAAGTAGTTACACAGCACATTTCTATTATCAAAGGTAAAAATGTACCGTATCAAGCTACAACGGGAACAATACCCGTTTGGGATGAAGATGGTAAAACGATTGCGGGTTTATTTTATACTTACTATGAGCGTTCAGATGTAAAAGATCGTGCGAGTCGTCCTTTGGTGATTTCTTTTAATGGCGGGCCCGGTTCGGCCTCTGTTTGGATGCAAATTGCCTATACAGGACCTACTTTGCTAAATATTGATGATGAAGGGTATCCAATTCAGCCTTATGGGGTAAAAGAAAATCCGTATTCTATTTTAGATGTAGCTGATATTGTATTTGTAAATCCAGTAAACACAGCCTATTCTAGAATAACGAATAAAGAAACTCCAAAATCTACTTTTTTTGGTGTGAATGCAGATGTCAAGTATCTTGCAGAATGGATTAAAACGTTTGTTAGTCGAAATAATCGTTGGGCTTCGCCAAAATATCTTATAGGTGAAAGTTATGGAACCACAAGAGTTTCTGGATTAGCGTTAGAATTACAAAATAGTCAATGGATGTACTTGAACGGAGTTGTTCTGGTTTCACCAACTACTTTAGGTATAGAAAGAGGAGTAGTCTCAAAAGCAGCTTTACGGTTACCGTATTATGCCGCTACAGCTTGGTATCATAAAAGGCTTGCTTCAAAATTGCAATCTAAAGATTTAACTGAAATGTTGCCTGAAGTAGAAAATTTCACGATTAATGAACTGATACCTGCATTGAGTAAAGGAGGATTTTTAGAAGAATCTAAGCGAAAAGAAATTGCTTCTAAAATGGCTTATTATTCAGGGCTTGATGAAAAAGTAATTTTACAAAATAATTTGGATGTTCCATTGGATTATTTTTGGAAAGAATTATTAAGAGATAAAGGATTTACAGTAGGTAGATTAGACTCACGTTACAAAGGGATTGATCGAAAAGATGCAGGAGATAATCCAGATTATAACTCAGAATTAACTTCTTGGCTACATTCTTTTACTCCTGCTATCAATATTTATATGCGTAATAATTTGGGCTATAAAACGGATTTAAAATATAATATGTTTGGACCAGTACATCCATGGGATAATTCAGGAGATCAAACAGCTGAGAATTTGCGCCAAGCAATGGCTCAAAATCCATATTTACATGTTTTAGTACAATCAGGATATTATGATGGAGCATGTGATTATTTTAATGCAAAATATAATCTTTGGCAAATGGACCCTAGTGGGAAGTTAAAAGACAGAATGTCTTGGAAAGGATATCGTAGTGGTCATATGATGTATCTTAGAAAAGAAGATTTAATTAAAGGAACTGATGATCTAAGAGAATTTATTCAAAAATCGTTACCCAAGCCAGGTGTTTCAGCTAAATATTAG
- a CDS encoding peptidylprolyl isomerase, with translation MENGIYAKFNTTKGSVLVKLTHDLTPGTVGNFVALAEGNLENKVKPQGTKYYDGLTFHRVIPDFMIQGGCPQGTGTGDPGYKFDDEFHPSLKHDRPGVLAMANAGPGTNGSQFYITHVPTSWLDGKHTVFGHVVEGQEVVDAVTQGDVLETLEIIRVGAEAEQWNAVEAFRTFEGARAKRIEAERAAVEAEMEKLAAGFEKTETGLRYQFIQRGSGKKAENGKTVSVHYSGQLADGKVFDSSYARKKPIEFPLGRGNVIEGWDEGIALLQVGDKARFVIPSHLGYGSRGAGGVIPPNATLIFDVELMDVK, from the coding sequence ATGGAAAACGGAATATACGCTAAATTCAACACCACTAAAGGGTCGGTTTTAGTAAAATTAACACACGATTTAACGCCAGGAACGGTGGGAAACTTTGTGGCTTTGGCTGAAGGTAACTTGGAAAACAAAGTGAAACCACAAGGGACAAAATATTATGACGGATTAACATTTCACCGTGTAATTCCTGATTTTATGATTCAAGGAGGTTGTCCTCAGGGGACTGGAACAGGAGATCCTGGATATAAATTTGATGATGAATTTCACCCGAGTTTGAAACACGATCGTCCGGGAGTTTTAGCTATGGCTAATGCAGGTCCTGGCACTAATGGTTCTCAATTTTACATCACTCATGTTCCAACATCTTGGTTAGACGGTAAGCATACTGTTTTTGGTCATGTAGTAGAAGGACAGGAAGTAGTAGATGCTGTGACACAAGGGGATGTTTTGGAGACTTTGGAAATAATTAGAGTGGGTGCAGAGGCTGAGCAATGGAATGCAGTAGAAGCTTTTAGAACTTTTGAAGGTGCTCGTGCAAAACGTATTGAGGCAGAACGTGCTGCTGTTGAGGCTGAAATGGAAAAATTAGCGGCTGGTTTTGAGAAAACTGAAACCGGATTGCGTTACCAATTTATTCAAAGAGGTTCTGGTAAAAAAGCAGAAAATGGAAAAACAGTTTCTGTTCACTATTCTGGACAATTAGCAGACGGAAAAGTATTTGATAGTTCGTATGCGCGTAAAAAACCAATAGAATTCCCATTAGGTAGAGGTAATGTTATTGAAGGTTGGGATGAAGGAATTGCCTTGTTGCAAGTGGGTGATAAAGCACGTTTTGTAATACCATCTCATTTAGGATATGGTTCTCGTGGAGCTGGAGGTGTAATTCCACCGAATGCTACTTTAATATTCGATGTCGAGTTGATGGATGTAAAATAA
- the trmD gene encoding tRNA (guanosine(37)-N1)-methyltransferase TrmD, producing MRIDIITVLPELLRSPFEASIMKRAIDKGLVEVHIHNLRDYTTNKQKSVDDYPFGGGAGMVMTIQPIDACITHLKSQREYDEIIYMSPDGETLNQKMANTMSMYENIIILCGHYKGVDQRVRDHFITKEISIGDYVLSGGELGALVLSDALIRLIPGVLSDETSALTDSFQDGLLSGPIYTRPADYKGWKVPEVLTSGNFAKIDKWREERAYEHTKNRRPDLLEE from the coding sequence ATGCGCATAGACATTATTACCGTTCTTCCTGAATTATTAAGAAGTCCTTTTGAAGCTTCAATTATGAAACGTGCCATCGATAAAGGCCTGGTAGAAGTTCACATTCATAATTTACGGGATTATACGACTAACAAACAAAAAAGTGTTGATGATTACCCTTTTGGCGGTGGCGCTGGAATGGTCATGACGATACAACCCATTGATGCTTGTATAACGCATTTGAAAAGTCAACGAGAATATGATGAAATTATCTATATGTCGCCAGATGGCGAAACACTAAATCAAAAAATGGCGAATACCATGTCGATGTACGAAAATATAATCATTTTATGTGGGCATTACAAAGGTGTTGATCAACGTGTGCGTGACCATTTTATCACCAAAGAAATTTCTATAGGCGATTATGTCTTGAGCGGTGGCGAATTAGGCGCTTTAGTACTATCTGATGCTTTAATCCGATTAATTCCTGGTGTTTTGAGTGATGAGACCTCGGCCCTAACTGACAGTTTTCAAGATGGTTTATTATCAGGCCCTATATACACTCGTCCAGCAGATTACAAAGGATGGAAAGTCCCCGAAGTATTAACCAGCGGTAATTTTGCCAAAATTGACAAATGGCGAGAAGAAAGGGCGTACGAACACACCAAAAATCGCCGTCCCGACTTATTAGAAGAATAA
- the rplS gene encoding 50S ribosomal protein L19, with the protein MADLMKFVKDEFVTRKDFPDFGAGDTITVYYEIKEGEKTRTQFFKGVVIQRRGSGTTETFTIRKMSGAIGVERIFPVNLPALQKIEINKKGAVRRARIFYFRELTGKKAKIKDKRR; encoded by the coding sequence ATGGCAGATTTAATGAAATTCGTAAAAGACGAATTTGTAACAAGAAAAGATTTCCCAGATTTCGGAGCTGGAGACACTATCACAGTTTACTACGAAATTAAAGAGGGTGAAAAAACAAGAACTCAGTTCTTTAAAGGAGTGGTTATTCAAAGAAGAGGTTCTGGAACTACAGAAACTTTCACCATTCGTAAAATGTCTGGAGCTATTGGAGTAGAGCGTATCTTTCCAGTAAACTTACCAGCTTTACAAAAAATTGAAATCAATAAGAAAGGCGCTGTACGTAGAGCTAGAATTTTCTACTTCAGAGAACTTACTGGTAAAAAAGCAAAAATCAAAGATAAAAGAAGATAG
- a CDS encoding NADP-dependent isocitrate dehydrogenase yields the protein MAQKSKIFYTLTDEAPLLATYSFLPIVQAFTATSDIEIETRDISLAGRILANFPEYLAENQKTGDALAELGQLATTPEANIIKLPNVSASVPQLKAAIAELQSHGYALPNYPEEPQNEEEKNVKAKYAKILGSAVNPVLREGNSDRRAPKAVKNYAKANPHSMGAWSSTSKTHVASMESGDFYGSEKSVTVADATDVKIEFVGKDGSITVLKASTPLKAGEIIDSSVMNLNALKSFVAKTIKDAKEQGILLSVHLKATMMKVSDPIIFGAIVEVYFKDVFEKYAALFAELNIDTRNGLGDVYAKIVGHAQQAEVEAAINQAIENGPALAMVNSEKGITNLHVPSDVIVDASMPAMIRTSGQMWNKDGKQQDTVAIIPDRCYAGVYTATINFCKQNGAFDPTTMGSVPNVGLMAQKAEEYGSHDKTFQIQADGVVRVVDTNGNVLMEQAVEAKDIFRMCQAKDAPIQDWVKLAVNRARLSNTPAIFWLDENRAHDRELILKVQKYLKDHDTTGLDIQILSPVAATKATLERIVKGLDTISVTGNVLRDYLTDLFPILEVGTSAKMLSIVPLMNGGGLFETGAGGSAPKHVEQFVEEGYLRWDSLGEFLALGASLEHLSQTLNNPKALVLAETLDVATEKFLANDKSPARKVGQIDNRGSHFYLTMYWAEALAAQDKDASLKATFTPIAAAFIENEATINSELIGAQGKPQTIGGYYQPNPELTSKAMRPSETFNAILAKIA from the coding sequence ATGGCACAGAAATCCAAAATTTTTTACACGCTTACAGACGAAGCCCCTTTGTTAGCAACTTATTCTTTTTTACCTATCGTTCAAGCTTTTACTGCGACATCTGATATTGAAATTGAAACAAGAGACATTTCCTTAGCAGGACGAATTTTAGCTAATTTTCCAGAGTATTTGGCAGAAAACCAAAAAACAGGAGATGCTTTAGCTGAATTAGGTCAATTGGCTACAACCCCTGAAGCGAATATTATTAAATTACCAAACGTTTCTGCTTCAGTTCCTCAATTGAAAGCAGCCATTGCTGAATTACAATCCCACGGATATGCTTTACCTAATTACCCTGAAGAGCCTCAAAATGAAGAAGAAAAAAATGTAAAAGCAAAATATGCTAAAATATTAGGTTCTGCTGTAAATCCAGTGCTACGTGAAGGAAACTCAGATCGTAGAGCTCCAAAAGCAGTGAAAAATTACGCCAAAGCAAATCCACATTCCATGGGAGCTTGGTCGTCAACATCAAAAACACATGTAGCCTCAATGGAATCAGGCGATTTTTACGGAAGTGAAAAGTCTGTAACTGTTGCCGATGCTACAGATGTAAAAATAGAATTTGTTGGAAAAGACGGAAGTATTACTGTTTTAAAAGCAAGTACGCCATTAAAAGCAGGAGAAATTATTGACAGTTCAGTAATGAACTTGAACGCTTTAAAATCTTTTGTAGCTAAAACAATCAAAGACGCTAAAGAACAAGGGATTTTACTTTCTGTTCACTTGAAAGCTACTATGATGAAAGTGTCTGACCCAATTATTTTTGGTGCTATCGTTGAAGTATATTTCAAAGATGTTTTTGAAAAATATGCTGCTTTATTTGCTGAATTAAACATTGATACTCGAAATGGTTTAGGCGATGTGTATGCAAAAATTGTAGGACATGCACAACAAGCCGAAGTAGAAGCTGCCATCAATCAAGCTATTGAAAATGGTCCAGCTTTGGCTATGGTAAACTCTGAAAAAGGAATTACCAACCTTCATGTTCCTTCTGATGTAATTGTAGATGCTTCTATGCCAGCTATGATTCGTACTTCAGGACAAATGTGGAACAAAGACGGTAAACAACAAGATACTGTAGCTATTATTCCAGACCGTTGTTATGCGGGTGTTTATACTGCAACTATCAATTTTTGTAAACAAAATGGTGCTTTTGACCCAACTACAATGGGAAGTGTTCCTAACGTAGGGTTAATGGCTCAAAAAGCAGAAGAATATGGTTCTCATGATAAAACATTCCAAATCCAAGCAGACGGAGTGGTGCGTGTGGTAGATACAAACGGAAACGTATTAATGGAGCAAGCTGTTGAAGCAAAAGACATTTTCAGAATGTGTCAAGCTAAAGACGCTCCAATTCAAGACTGGGTTAAACTAGCCGTAAACAGAGCGCGTTTGTCCAACACACCTGCTATTTTTTGGTTAGACGAAAACAGAGCACACGATAGAGAATTAATCTTAAAAGTTCAAAAATACCTAAAAGACCACGATACAACTGGTTTAGATATCCAAATTTTATCTCCTGTAGCTGCTACTAAAGCTACTTTGGAGCGAATTGTAAAAGGGTTAGACACGATCTCAGTTACAGGAAACGTATTGCGTGATTATTTAACCGATTTATTTCCAATTTTAGAAGTGGGAACTTCAGCTAAAATGTTATCTATCGTTCCTTTGATGAATGGTGGAGGTTTGTTTGAAACAGGTGCAGGTGGATCAGCTCCAAAACACGTTGAACAATTCGTAGAAGAAGGCTACTTACGTTGGGACTCTTTAGGTGAATTTTTGGCTTTAGGGGCTTCTTTGGAGCACTTAAGTCAAACCTTAAACAATCCAAAAGCATTAGTATTAGCTGAAACTTTGGACGTAGCTACTGAAAAATTCTTGGCTAATGATAAATCACCAGCGCGTAAAGTAGGACAAATTGATAACCGTGGTTCTCATTTCTACCTTACTATGTACTGGGCAGAAGCTTTAGCGGCACAAGATAAAGACGCTTCTTTGAAAGCTACTTTTACTCCTATTGCAGCTGCTTTCATCGAAAACGAAGCTACAATCAATTCAGAATTAATTGGCGCACAAGGGAAACCACAAACTATTGGTGGTTATTACCAACCAAATCCTGAATTAACTAGTAAAGCAATGAGACCAAGCGAAACATTCAACGCTATCTTAGCAAAAATCGCTTAA
- a CDS encoding TonB-dependent receptor, protein MISKKISLLCLLLSCLFATAQEKFTLSGTISDSKSNETLIGVNLFIPELKTGVTTNEYGFYSITIPKGNYNIRISYMGYQTLEELIQLSQNTKTNFKLLTNENTLKEVIITDTKTKTDIRKPEMSVNKLSISAIKRMPVVLGEVDVLKSILLLPGVTNAGEGASGFNVRGGGADQNLILLDEATIFNSSHVFGFFSVFNPDAIKDLKLYKGGIPARFGGRASSVLDIYQKDGSSKEFHANGGIGLISSRLLIEGPLVKDRGSFLIGGRSSYAHLFMKLSKDQKNNAAYFYDLNTKISYKLNPNNNLYLSGYFGRDVFSLANSFTNIYGNSTLNLRWNHLFSDKLFSNLSLIYSDYYYGLDLDFVGFQWDSGIKNYNIKYDFKNYISDRFKLNYGLNAIYYDFNPGTIKPSSTTSGINYSQLDKKYAFEPALYINADQELTAKFSVSYGLRYSLFYRLGQSNLNVYANNNPVTFNTNMQIYEKATPIGTQTFQKNEVLKSYNYWEPRFSLAYQFNEKQSIKASYNRMVQYLQLISNTSSPTPLDVWTPSDSFIKPQIADQVALGYFNNFANENYSLEVETFYKKVQNRIDYIDGADLIANNALEQVILNGRMRSFGLEVMLKKNEGRLNGWVSYTLSKSQQQTPGRTALESGINNGQWYNSAYDKTHNLAITSSFLYNDKWTFGTNFSLQTGQPVTYPNGQYQYLGITIPSYGLRNKNRLPAYHHLDISATLTPRKNNNRNWKNEWVFSIYNLYNRKNAAAINFRQNSETRANEAVKTSIFGMVPAVSYNFKF, encoded by the coding sequence ATGATTTCAAAAAAAATTAGTCTATTGTGCCTGTTGTTAAGTTGTTTATTTGCAACTGCCCAAGAAAAATTCACACTAAGTGGCACTATTAGCGACAGCAAAAGCAACGAAACCTTGATTGGAGTCAATCTGTTTATCCCTGAACTAAAAACGGGAGTAACGACTAACGAATATGGTTTTTATTCCATAACTATCCCTAAAGGAAATTACAACATCCGAATCAGCTATATGGGGTATCAAACCCTTGAAGAATTGATACAATTAAGTCAAAATACGAAAACTAATTTCAAATTGTTGACTAATGAAAATACTTTGAAAGAAGTTATAATAACCGATACTAAAACAAAAACGGATATTCGGAAACCAGAAATGAGCGTCAATAAACTTTCGATTTCAGCTATTAAACGAATGCCCGTAGTTTTAGGAGAAGTTGATGTTTTAAAATCCATTTTGTTACTTCCTGGTGTAACCAATGCTGGCGAAGGAGCCTCTGGATTCAATGTTCGCGGCGGTGGAGCCGACCAAAACCTAATTCTGCTAGATGAGGCGACTATATTTAATTCATCTCACGTATTTGGATTTTTCTCTGTTTTTAATCCAGATGCTATCAAAGATTTAAAATTGTACAAAGGCGGTATACCAGCCCGTTTTGGCGGAAGAGCATCTTCTGTTTTAGATATTTATCAAAAAGACGGAAGTAGTAAAGAGTTTCATGCTAACGGAGGTATCGGTTTAATCTCAAGTCGCCTTTTAATAGAAGGTCCTTTGGTAAAAGACCGAGGTTCTTTCCTAATTGGAGGCCGAAGTTCCTATGCGCATCTATTCATGAAATTATCAAAAGACCAAAAAAATAACGCCGCTTATTTTTATGATTTGAATACTAAAATAAGCTACAAACTTAACCCAAACAACAACTTATATTTATCTGGTTATTTTGGCCGCGATGTGTTTAGTTTAGCCAATAGTTTCACGAATATTTACGGAAATTCTACACTTAACTTGCGTTGGAATCATTTATTTTCTGACAAACTATTCTCCAATTTGTCGTTAATCTATTCGGATTACTATTATGGTTTAGATTTGGATTTTGTAGGATTTCAATGGGATTCTGGAATCAAAAATTACAACATCAAATACGATTTCAAAAACTATATTTCGGACCGATTCAAATTGAATTACGGACTTAACGCTATCTATTATGATTTTAATCCAGGTACCATAAAACCTTCAAGTACTACATCGGGAATTAATTATTCGCAACTGGATAAAAAATACGCATTTGAACCCGCTTTGTATATTAATGCCGACCAAGAACTAACTGCAAAATTTTCGGTTTCTTATGGATTACGATACAGTTTGTTTTACCGTTTAGGGCAATCCAATTTGAATGTATATGCTAATAACAATCCGGTAACTTTCAATACCAATATGCAGATTTATGAAAAAGCAACGCCTATTGGTACACAAACTTTTCAAAAAAATGAGGTATTAAAAAGCTACAACTATTGGGAACCTCGTTTTTCTTTGGCATACCAATTCAATGAAAAACAATCGATAAAAGCCAGTTACAATCGAATGGTGCAATACCTTCAATTGATTTCCAACACCTCTTCTCCTACTCCTTTGGATGTTTGGACACCAAGTGATAGTTTTATCAAGCCTCAAATTGCCGATCAAGTAGCTTTGGGCTATTTCAACAATTTTGCAAATGAGAATTATTCCTTAGAGGTGGAAACTTTCTACAAAAAAGTACAAAACCGAATTGACTATATCGATGGAGCTGATTTGATTGCCAATAATGCTTTGGAACAAGTTATTTTGAATGGTCGAATGCGATCGTTCGGATTAGAAGTTATGCTAAAGAAAAACGAAGGTCGTTTGAATGGCTGGGTTTCTTATACTTTATCTAAATCACAACAACAAACTCCAGGAAGAACAGCTCTTGAATCAGGGATCAATAACGGACAATGGTACAATTCAGCTTATGACAAAACACATAATTTAGCCATAACTAGTAGCTTCCTTTACAATGATAAATGGACTTTTGGAACTAATTTTTCCCTACAAACAGGACAACCTGTGACCTACCCAAATGGCCAATATCAATATCTCGGAATTACAATCCCAAGCTATGGACTACGCAATAAAAATCGACTCCCTGCATACCATCATCTAGACATCTCTGCAACTTTAACCCCAAGAAAAAACAACAATCGAAATTGGAAAAACGAATGGGTTTTTAGTATCTACAATCTGTACAATAGAAAAAATGCTGCAGCAATTAATTTTAGACAAAATAGCGAAACTCGAGCTAACGAAGCTGTTAAAACTTCGATCTTTGGAATGGTTCCCGCTGTGAGTTATAACTTTAAATTTTAA